The following coding sequences lie in one Epinephelus moara isolate mb chromosome 17, YSFRI_EMoa_1.0, whole genome shotgun sequence genomic window:
- the sst5 gene encoding somatostatin-1, with translation MLRSQVLLVALLSSVLLGQVSGAPRRDMLTLRADLSSDKDLANLLLLKFVSELVAARGDEMPPGLGEEEEEEEVGVREEVMRRHLPLSQRERKAGCRNFFWKTFTSC, from the exons ATGCTTCGCTCGCAGGTCCTTCTCGTGGCTTTGttgtcctctgtgctgctggggcAGGTCAGCGGCGCTCCACGCAGAGACATGCTGACCCTGAGAGCAGACCTCTCCAGCGACAAG GATCTTGCCAACCTGCTCCTGCTTAAGTTTGTGTCTGAGCTGGTGGCAGCGAGAGGAGACGAGATGCCGCCCGGGCTgggggaagaagaggaggaggaggaggtgggagtCAGGGAGGAGGTGATGCGGCGGCATCTCCCCCTCTCCCAAAGAGAGCGCAAGGCAGGCTGCCGCAACTTCTTCTGGAAGACGTTCACCTCGTGTTAA